The Spirochaetota bacterium genome has a segment encoding these proteins:
- a CDS encoding insulinase family protein produces the protein MVYRYRQDNGLSVLLEPIEGVVSVSVGLWIKSGSRNETDDQHGYAHFIEHMLFKGTKNYSARDIARIVDRVGGQHNAATNREYTCYYINVVSDHIELAMQLLAETFYDSLFDSGELEKEKNVVMEEIRMYEDAPDELIHDMFMENMLKGHPLSHPILGTHESIRGTTREKLVGFFESQYRNDNVVLALAGNFSREEAERLTAKYFSRTNGTAAAPAPAPRSPSRVDYFHLEKDLEQVHFCLGTGGIRRDDDDRWGLYILSTVLGGSMSSRLFQNIREKEGISYSIYSFHSSYSDSGVFGIYCATLPENYKRAVELIGVECRDIATQGITAEELQDAKDFMKGNLALSLESVEVRMGQLAKDEITFRRSFGFGEVVDYINRVTMDDFMRISERIFGGRKLSVVSVGTLNDMKIPQSCIVF, from the coding sequence ATGGTATACAGATACAGACAGGATAACGGATTATCCGTGCTGCTCGAGCCGATCGAGGGCGTCGTCTCGGTCTCGGTGGGGCTCTGGATCAAATCGGGCTCCCGCAACGAGACCGATGACCAGCACGGGTACGCCCACTTCATCGAGCATATGCTCTTCAAGGGCACGAAGAATTATTCCGCCAGGGACATAGCCCGGATCGTGGATCGCGTCGGGGGCCAGCATAACGCAGCCACGAACCGGGAATACACCTGCTATTACATCAATGTCGTCTCCGATCATATCGAGCTGGCGATGCAGCTCCTCGCGGAGACCTTCTACGATTCGCTCTTCGATTCCGGCGAGCTCGAAAAAGAGAAGAATGTCGTCATGGAAGAGATCAGGATGTACGAGGACGCTCCCGACGAGCTCATCCATGACATGTTCATGGAAAACATGCTCAAGGGCCATCCCCTGAGCCATCCCATCCTGGGGACCCACGAGAGCATCCGCGGCACCACGCGGGAGAAGCTCGTTGGTTTTTTCGAGAGCCAGTACCGCAACGACAACGTGGTCCTCGCCCTCGCAGGGAACTTCAGCCGCGAGGAGGCGGAGCGGCTCACGGCGAAATATTTCTCCCGAACCAACGGCACGGCCGCGGCGCCGGCGCCGGCGCCGCGCTCCCCGAGCCGCGTCGATTACTTTCATCTGGAGAAGGACCTCGAACAGGTGCATTTCTGCCTCGGCACCGGGGGGATCAGGCGCGACGACGACGACCGGTGGGGCCTCTACATCCTGAGCACGGTCCTGGGCGGCAGCATGTCGTCTCGGCTCTTTCAGAACATCCGCGAAAAAGAAGGCATCAGCTATTCCATCTATTCCTTTCACTCGTCATACAGCGACAGCGGCGTCTTCGGTATCTACTGCGCGACGCTGCCGGAAAACTACAAGCGGGCCGTGGAACTGATCGGCGTGGAGTGCCGCGATATCGCCACGCAGGGGATCACCGCAGAGGAGCTCCAGGACGCAAAGGACTTCATGAAGGGCAACCTGGCCCTGAGTCTTGAGAGCGTCGAGGTGCGCATGGGGCAGCTCGCGAAGGACGAGATCACCTTCAGGCGGAGCTTCGGCTTCGGCGAGGTCGTGGACTACATCAACAGGGTGACCATGGACGATTTCATGAGGATCAGCGAAAGGATTTTCGGGGGAAGGAAGCTTTCGGTGGTGTCCGTCGG